One genomic region from Jiangella sp. DSM 45060 encodes:
- a CDS encoding glycosyltransferase: MTAIENGSTTPSVYSDPGIGADAALDAFAGDVGEPEPVDPTALLTHDVTAVIVAHDGSRFIHRTLEAVAALRRMPERIVAVDTGSRDETEQILTSTLGAPSVVSMPRSTGFGAAVAAGVAAGDDMAQAMRGSGGLRQSDRTHWIWLLHDDSAPAPDALSRLLEAAVRRPDAGIIGPKVLDWREGRQLLEIGLTVTGGGRRHTGLDRREYDQGQHDTSKNVLAVGSAGMLIRRDVWDELGGFDPRLTIFRDDLDLGWRANEAGYPVVVCPDAVVYHAEAAAHGRRRLGATRDRPHLADRRNAIYVLLANTPARSLLFVLLRVVFMGLGRSLTFLVGKQPALAFEELVALLSVIGRPDVLIRARARRRRTRRKAPSQLRSLFPPRGQQLRHAGENVFGMITGSGSGAGHDVSGGRRAATSGDDEEPAGDDGRILRFLLHPAVLMTAALIVVTLVTARGLIGSGRLFGGALLPAPAAAGDLWAVYTESWHGAGLGSPSATPPYLGVLALVGTLVRNASLAVDLLLIGSVPLSGLTMYLLVRRIVRTKLLRVWVATTYALLPAVTGAIAAGRLGTAVATVLTPLLVLAVMRTLGTPGRSGPGRAAWSAGLLLAVISAFVPLAWLIALVLAIVAGATVFRDRRSLLRLGVLLAVTPVVLIPWTGSLITRPMLLVTEAGVAGPGLSDPELAPWSVLLQNPGGPGSGPVWLGAGIVAAAWISLFRPVRRLVIATAWVVVGVALVAGIVLSRIAVSGPTLETPVAGWPGYATVLVAGGLLIAAAIGGEGARERLSRASFGWRQPLAVIIAGAAALAPIVGAGWWVARGAGDPVERRDPGILPAYVADEADRPERVRTLVLNRADDGRITYALLRESGPRLGDAETSPPPEEYGPLDDVVADVVSGRGGADGARLAEFAVRYVYLPRPYDPDLADTLDTVPGLVRSSAPEGAAIWQIDQPVARVWIAAPPAEDGELAPMADEDTEVVTVPSGDVNASGSVPEGPEGRQVVLSELADPGWTARFNGAELEPTTYGGWAQAFTLPPQAGELTVEYEGNRRAFWLWFQLGAVVVAVVLALPGIRRERGAVDDAADLDPEDSSPRLPLAPVPAGAEPQPVAARGGRRKGSRRGAEPSPSPRPAPTPRPEPEPVPADASAWVPGERSLGERLRGRPAAKPSAAPQDEPAPARGRGARKRAAREPEPSAEATAFLESMPEAVATPEPAPRGRGGRKRAAPEPEPVAPEADPLTDPAFDEPPAAQPAAEQQPHAVGTWDPFARAGVDDDAPRGSITDAYQGRRAGRAADEAPDADAGGRTRRAPGKRAAGKRAKGRRQEDDK, translated from the coding sequence TTGACCGCAATCGAGAACGGCAGCACGACGCCCAGCGTCTATTCCGACCCTGGCATCGGCGCCGACGCCGCCCTGGACGCGTTCGCCGGCGACGTCGGCGAACCGGAGCCGGTCGACCCCACGGCGCTGCTGACGCACGACGTCACGGCGGTCATCGTGGCGCACGACGGCAGCCGGTTCATCCACCGCACGCTCGAGGCGGTGGCGGCGCTGCGCCGCATGCCCGAACGCATCGTCGCCGTCGACACCGGGAGCCGCGACGAGACCGAGCAGATCCTGACGTCCACCCTGGGTGCGCCGTCGGTGGTGTCGATGCCCCGCTCGACGGGGTTCGGCGCGGCCGTCGCGGCCGGGGTCGCCGCCGGCGACGACATGGCGCAGGCCATGCGGGGGTCCGGCGGGCTGCGCCAGTCCGACCGGACGCACTGGATCTGGCTGCTCCACGACGACAGCGCCCCCGCGCCGGACGCCCTGTCCAGGCTGCTCGAGGCCGCCGTCCGCCGCCCCGACGCCGGCATCATCGGGCCGAAGGTGCTCGACTGGCGCGAGGGCCGCCAGCTGCTCGAGATCGGCCTGACGGTCACCGGCGGCGGCCGCCGCCACACCGGCCTCGACCGCCGCGAGTACGACCAGGGCCAGCACGACACCTCGAAGAACGTCCTCGCCGTCGGCAGCGCGGGCATGCTGATCCGCCGCGACGTGTGGGACGAGCTGGGCGGGTTCGATCCCCGGCTGACGATCTTCCGCGACGACCTCGACCTCGGCTGGCGCGCCAACGAGGCCGGCTACCCGGTCGTCGTCTGCCCCGACGCGGTCGTCTACCACGCCGAGGCCGCCGCGCATGGACGGCGCCGGCTGGGCGCCACCCGCGACCGGCCGCACCTCGCCGACCGCCGCAACGCCATCTACGTCCTGCTCGCGAACACGCCGGCGCGGTCGCTGCTGTTCGTGCTGCTCCGCGTCGTGTTCATGGGCCTCGGCCGGTCGCTGACCTTCCTGGTCGGCAAGCAGCCGGCGCTGGCGTTCGAGGAACTGGTGGCGCTGCTGTCGGTCATCGGCCGGCCGGACGTGCTGATCCGGGCCCGCGCCCGGCGCCGGCGCACCCGCCGCAAGGCGCCGTCGCAGCTGCGCTCGCTGTTCCCGCCGCGCGGCCAGCAGTTGCGGCACGCCGGCGAGAACGTCTTCGGCATGATCACCGGGTCCGGCAGCGGCGCGGGCCACGACGTCTCCGGCGGGCGCCGCGCGGCCACGTCGGGCGACGACGAGGAACCGGCCGGCGACGACGGCCGCATCCTGCGCTTCCTGCTGCACCCCGCCGTGCTGATGACGGCCGCCCTGATCGTGGTGACGCTGGTCACGGCGCGCGGGCTGATCGGCTCCGGCCGGCTGTTCGGCGGCGCGCTGCTGCCCGCGCCGGCCGCCGCGGGCGACCTGTGGGCCGTCTACACCGAGTCGTGGCACGGCGCCGGGCTGGGCAGCCCGTCGGCGACGCCGCCGTACCTCGGCGTGCTCGCGCTGGTCGGGACGCTGGTCCGCAACGCCTCGCTGGCCGTCGATCTGCTGCTGATCGGCTCCGTCCCGCTGTCCGGCCTGACGATGTACCTGCTGGTCCGCCGCATCGTGCGGACGAAGCTGCTGCGGGTCTGGGTGGCGACGACCTACGCGCTGCTGCCGGCCGTCACGGGCGCCATCGCGGCCGGCCGGCTGGGCACCGCCGTCGCCACCGTCCTGACGCCGCTGCTGGTGCTCGCGGTCATGCGCACGCTCGGCACGCCGGGCCGCTCCGGACCGGGCCGGGCCGCGTGGAGCGCCGGCCTGCTGCTCGCCGTCATCTCCGCGTTCGTTCCGCTGGCCTGGCTCATCGCGCTGGTGCTGGCCATCGTCGCGGGCGCGACGGTGTTCCGCGATCGCCGCTCGCTGCTGCGGCTGGGGGTGCTGCTGGCGGTGACGCCGGTGGTGCTGATCCCGTGGACCGGCAGCCTCATCACCCGGCCGATGCTGCTGGTCACCGAGGCCGGCGTGGCCGGACCGGGGCTGTCCGACCCCGAGCTGGCGCCGTGGTCGGTGCTGCTGCAGAACCCCGGCGGCCCCGGCAGCGGCCCGGTCTGGCTCGGCGCCGGCATCGTGGCCGCCGCCTGGATCTCGTTGTTCCGCCCGGTCCGCCGGCTGGTCATCGCGACCGCCTGGGTGGTCGTCGGCGTCGCGCTGGTGGCCGGCATCGTGCTGTCGCGCATCGCCGTCAGCGGCCCGACGCTGGAGACCCCGGTCGCCGGCTGGCCCGGGTACGCGACGGTGCTGGTGGCGGGCGGCCTGCTGATCGCGGCCGCGATCGGCGGCGAGGGCGCCCGCGAACGGCTGTCGCGGGCCAGCTTCGGCTGGCGCCAGCCGCTGGCCGTCATCATCGCGGGTGCCGCCGCGCTGGCCCCGATCGTCGGCGCCGGCTGGTGGGTCGCGCGCGGCGCGGGCGACCCCGTCGAGCGCCGCGACCCTGGCATCCTGCCCGCCTACGTCGCCGACGAGGCCGACCGCCCGGAGCGCGTCCGCACGCTGGTGCTCAACCGCGCCGACGACGGCCGCATCACCTACGCGCTGCTGCGCGAGTCCGGCCCGCGGCTCGGCGACGCCGAGACCAGCCCGCCGCCGGAGGAGTACGGCCCGCTCGACGACGTCGTCGCCGACGTCGTGTCCGGCCGGGGCGGCGCCGACGGCGCCCGGCTGGCCGAGTTCGCCGTCCGCTACGTCTACCTCCCGCGGCCCTACGACCCGGACCTCGCCGACACCCTCGACACCGTGCCCGGCCTGGTGCGCAGCAGCGCGCCCGAGGGCGCGGCGATCTGGCAGATCGACCAGCCGGTCGCGCGGGTGTGGATCGCCGCCCCGCCGGCCGAGGACGGCGAGCTGGCGCCGATGGCCGACGAGGACACCGAGGTCGTCACGGTTCCCAGCGGCGACGTCAACGCCAGCGGCAGCGTGCCCGAGGGCCCCGAGGGCCGGCAGGTCGTGCTGTCCGAGCTGGCCGACCCGGGCTGGACGGCGCGCTTCAACGGCGCCGAGCTGGAGCCGACGACGTACGGCGGCTGGGCGCAGGCGTTCACGCTGCCGCCGCAGGCCGGCGAGCTGACCGTCGAGTACGAGGGCAACCGGCGCGCGTTCTGGCTGTGGTTCCAGCTCGGCGCGGTCGTGGTCGCGGTCGTGCTGGCGCTGCCCGGTATCCGCCGCGAGCGCGGCGCCGTCGACGACGCCGCCGACCTCGACCCCGAGGACTCCTCGCCGCGGCTGCCGCTGGCGCCGGTCCCGGCCGGCGCGGAGCCGCAGCCGGTGGCCGCGCGTGGCGGCCGGCGTAAGGGCTCCCGGCGCGGCGCCGAGCCGTCGCCGTCCCCGCGGCCCGCCCCGACGCCGCGACCCGAACCCGAACCCGTGCCCGCCGACGCCTCGGCCTGGGTGCCGGGCGAGCGCAGCCTCGGTGAGCGGCTGCGCGGCCGGCCCGCCGCCAAGCCGTCCGCCGCGCCCCAGGACGAGCCCGCTCCGGCCCGCGGACGGGGTGCGCGCAAGCGCGCGGCCCGCGAGCCCGAGCCCTCGGCCGAGGCGACCGCGTTCCTCGAGTCGATGCCGGAGGCGGTGGCGACGCCCGAACCGGCGCCGCGCGGCCGCGGCGGCCGGAAGCGGGCGGCGCCCGAGCCCGAGCCCGTCGCTCCCGAGGCCGATCCGCTGACCGATCCCGCCTTCGACGAACCGCCGGCGGCCCAGCCGGCCGCCGAGCAGCAGCCGCACGCCGTCGGCACCTGGGACCCGTTCGCCCGGGCCGGCGTCGACGACGACGCGCCCCGCGGGTCCATCACCGACGCCTACCAGGGCCGCCGGGCCGGCCGCGCGGCCGACGAGGCGCCCGACGCCGACGCCGGTGGCCGCACCCGCCGCGCGCCCGGCAAGCGTGCCGCGGGCAAGCGGGCCAAGGGCCGGCGGCAGGAGGACGACAAGTGA
- a CDS encoding DUF5719 family protein — protein MISARWAGLAAGAGVAVVVGGATLIGPPGSIVDDHPEVREPVVRSSLVCPYVDGEDAGSAELGVLALPGVDAGETAEGAEQPPITVRALALPPDPENPEATGDPAAEAAAEPLVSIAERGVPTITPVETAAGTSYAVTGQGALAPGLAAEQSLLLQEVDLRGVSTAACTAPRREHWFVGASAEVGRRGRLILSNPTDVPAVVDVELWDEAGVIDAPGTQDVGVPARSQRIMLLDALAAGSVTTAVHVQSSQGRVTAALEVRETEEITPQGMTYVPAAVAPRRDLWIPGVPGSGQRSLRIVAPGSTDAIVSLQVLGVDGAYSPVDQDVVTVPAGTVTDIPLDSGADPAGIRLQSDEPITGSIRVVQATDGGGPDVAYTSASEPLTGPTPALLSRAASGIASTLLLSSTVQSTARVTVQTLAADGTVAAETPMELPPGATVPVPLTAVGDAANATVVVVPEAPGSVVAARQISGADDDGALLDLMPLISPTIEVDVPEVVGELPDVPEPVQSP, from the coding sequence GTGATCAGTGCACGTTGGGCCGGCCTCGCGGCCGGCGCCGGGGTGGCCGTCGTCGTCGGCGGGGCCACGCTCATCGGCCCGCCCGGCTCGATCGTCGACGACCACCCCGAGGTCCGCGAGCCGGTCGTCCGGTCGTCGCTGGTGTGCCCGTACGTCGACGGCGAGGACGCCGGCAGCGCCGAGCTGGGCGTGCTGGCGCTGCCCGGCGTCGACGCCGGTGAGACCGCCGAGGGCGCTGAGCAGCCGCCGATCACCGTCCGGGCGCTGGCGCTGCCGCCGGACCCGGAGAACCCCGAGGCCACCGGCGACCCCGCCGCCGAGGCCGCGGCCGAGCCGCTGGTCAGCATCGCCGAGCGCGGCGTCCCCACCATCACGCCGGTCGAGACCGCGGCCGGCACGTCGTACGCGGTCACCGGCCAGGGCGCGCTGGCGCCGGGGCTGGCGGCCGAGCAGTCGCTGCTGCTGCAGGAGGTCGACCTCCGCGGCGTCAGCACGGCGGCCTGCACCGCGCCGCGACGCGAGCACTGGTTCGTCGGCGCCTCCGCCGAGGTGGGCCGGCGCGGCCGGCTGATCCTGTCGAACCCGACGGACGTGCCCGCCGTCGTCGACGTCGAGCTGTGGGACGAGGCCGGCGTCATCGACGCGCCCGGCACCCAGGACGTCGGCGTGCCGGCGCGTAGCCAGCGCATCATGCTGCTGGACGCGCTGGCGGCCGGCTCCGTGACCACCGCCGTGCACGTGCAGTCCAGCCAGGGCCGGGTCACCGCCGCGCTCGAGGTGCGCGAGACCGAGGAGATCACGCCGCAGGGCATGACCTACGTCCCGGCCGCGGTCGCGCCCCGCCGCGACCTCTGGATCCCGGGCGTGCCCGGGTCGGGCCAGCGCAGCCTGCGCATCGTCGCGCCCGGCAGCACCGACGCCATCGTGTCGCTGCAGGTCCTCGGCGTCGACGGCGCGTACAGCCCGGTCGACCAGGACGTCGTCACCGTCCCCGCGGGCACCGTCACCGACATCCCGCTCGACAGCGGCGCCGACCCGGCCGGCATCCGGCTGCAGAGCGACGAGCCGATCACCGGGTCGATCCGGGTGGTCCAGGCGACCGACGGCGGCGGGCCCGACGTCGCCTACACCTCCGCGTCCGAGCCGCTCACCGGACCGACGCCGGCACTGCTCAGCCGCGCGGCGTCGGGCATCGCCAGCACGCTGCTGCTCAGCTCCACCGTGCAGTCGACGGCGCGGGTCACCGTCCAGACGCTGGCCGCCGACGGCACCGTCGCCGCCGAGACGCCGATGGAGCTGCCGCCCGGCGCCACCGTCCCGGTGCCGCTGACCGCGGTGGGCGACGCCGCCAACGCCACCGTCGTCGTGGTGCCCGAGGCGCCCGGCTCGGTGGTGGCGGCCCGGCAGATCAGCGGCGCCGACGACGACGGCGCGCTGCTGGACCTCATGCCGCTGATCTCGCCGACGATCGAGGTCGACGTGCCCGAGGTGGTCGGCGAGCTACCCGACGTCCCGGAGCCCGTGCAGTCGCCTTAG
- a CDS encoding metallopeptidase family protein, with protein sequence MSRRVPGPETPSGVSLPRIRRDRHGRGMRGPLAPSDSPLSVSRAQRFDDLVIAAVERLDRRWQDQLAKVEFAVEDVPALDDWDRSWVPLARAYAGTGALPARVVVFRRPVETRATDPAKLRVLVGDVVTEQVAELFGVEPEEIDPAYGGHDLP encoded by the coding sequence ATGAGCCGCCGTGTGCCCGGACCCGAGACCCCGTCCGGGGTGAGCCTGCCGCGGATCCGCCGAGACCGCCACGGGCGGGGTATGCGCGGCCCGCTGGCGCCGTCCGACTCCCCGCTCTCGGTGTCGCGGGCGCAGCGCTTCGACGACCTCGTCATCGCCGCCGTCGAGCGGCTCGACCGGCGCTGGCAGGACCAGCTGGCCAAGGTCGAGTTCGCCGTCGAGGACGTCCCCGCGCTCGACGACTGGGACCGCAGCTGGGTGCCACTGGCCCGCGCCTACGCCGGCACCGGCGCCCTGCCGGCCCGCGTCGTCGTGTTCCGCCGCCCGGTCGAGACCCGCGCCACCGACCCCGCCAAGCTGCGCGTCCTCGTCGGCGACGTCGTCACCGAGCAGGTCGCCGAGTTGTTCGGCGTCGAGCCCGAGGAGATAGACCCCGCCTACGGCGGCCACGACCTGCCCTAG
- a CDS encoding DUF3499 domain-containing protein encodes MSPMRRCSRSACPRTAVATLTYVYADSTAVLGPLATYAEPHSYDLCSEHSERLVAPRGWEVIRLAPDPAALGPSNDDLLALADAVREAGRRPEPAPAPPMAGEGGGARRGHLRALPDPDA; translated from the coding sequence GTGAGTCCGATGCGTCGCTGTTCACGATCAGCCTGTCCGCGGACTGCTGTCGCGACGCTGACCTACGTCTACGCCGACTCCACCGCCGTCCTGGGCCCGCTGGCCACCTACGCCGAGCCGCACAGCTACGACCTCTGCTCCGAGCACTCCGAGCGGCTGGTCGCCCCGCGCGGCTGGGAGGTCATCCGGCTGGCGCCGGACCCCGCGGCGCTCGGCCCCAGCAACGACGACCTGCTCGCGCTCGCCGACGCCGTCCGCGAGGCCGGCCGGCGGCCCGAGCCGGCGCCCGCTCCGCCGATGGCCGGCGAGGGCGGCGGCGCCCGCCGCGGGCACCTGCGCGCGCTGCCCGACCCCGACGCCTGA
- a CDS encoding phosphomannomutase/phosphoglucomutase, with protein MRDLVPILKAYDIRGVVPDELDDETVRAIGWAAAHVLADGRGAMVVGHDMRPTSPELAEAFADGATAAGVDVVMAGLTSTDQLYYASGALGLPGAMFTASHNPARYNGIKLCRAGAAPVGYDTGLAEIKALIDDGVDTPVAARGRVSHRDTLGDYAAHLHGLVPLAGGRPLTVVVDAGNGMAGHTVPAVLDLPDLTVIPLYFELDGTFPNHEANPIDPANLVDLQAAVREHGADLGLAFDGDADRCFVVDERGEPVSPSALTALIAVRELVRAPGSSVVHNLITSKAVPEIVAEHGGAPVRTRVGHSLIKQTMAETGAVFGGEHSGHFYFRDFWRADSGMLAALHTLAALRAESAPLSRLLAPYERYVASGEINSTVDDAEAVTARVEEAFGKAPDVTTDHLDGLTVEFTGTPMWWFNLRPSNTEPLLRLNVEGADRAVMEQVRDDVLAVVRGGHE; from the coding sequence GTGCGCGATCTGGTCCCGATCCTCAAGGCCTACGACATCCGCGGCGTGGTGCCCGACGAGCTGGACGACGAGACGGTGCGGGCCATCGGCTGGGCAGCGGCGCACGTGCTGGCCGACGGCCGCGGCGCGATGGTCGTCGGGCACGACATGCGGCCCACGTCGCCTGAGCTGGCCGAGGCGTTCGCCGACGGCGCCACCGCGGCCGGCGTCGACGTCGTCATGGCGGGACTGACCAGCACCGACCAGCTGTACTACGCCAGCGGCGCGCTCGGTCTGCCCGGCGCGATGTTCACCGCCAGCCACAACCCAGCCCGCTACAACGGCATCAAGCTGTGCCGCGCCGGCGCCGCGCCCGTCGGCTACGACACCGGGCTGGCCGAGATCAAGGCGCTCATCGACGACGGCGTCGACACCCCGGTGGCGGCGCGCGGCCGGGTCTCGCACCGCGACACGCTCGGCGACTACGCCGCTCACCTGCACGGCCTCGTCCCGCTCGCCGGCGGCCGCCCGCTCACCGTCGTCGTCGACGCGGGGAACGGCATGGCCGGGCACACCGTCCCGGCCGTCCTCGACCTCCCGGACCTGACGGTCATCCCGCTGTACTTCGAGCTGGACGGCACGTTCCCGAACCACGAAGCGAACCCGATCGACCCCGCGAACCTCGTCGACCTCCAGGCCGCCGTCCGCGAGCACGGCGCCGACCTCGGGCTGGCCTTCGACGGCGACGCCGACCGCTGCTTCGTCGTCGACGAGCGGGGCGAGCCGGTGTCGCCGTCGGCCCTGACGGCGCTGATCGCGGTGCGCGAGCTGGTGCGAGCGCCGGGCTCGTCCGTCGTGCACAACCTCATCACGTCGAAGGCCGTGCCCGAGATCGTCGCCGAGCACGGCGGCGCCCCGGTGCGCACCCGCGTCGGCCACTCGCTGATCAAGCAGACGATGGCCGAGACCGGCGCCGTCTTCGGCGGCGAGCACTCCGGCCACTTCTACTTCCGCGACTTCTGGCGGGCCGACTCCGGCATGCTGGCCGCGTTGCACACGCTGGCCGCGTTGCGCGCCGAGTCCGCCCCGTTGTCGCGGCTGCTCGCGCCGTACGAGCGCTACGTCGCGTCCGGCGAGATCAACAGCACGGTCGACGACGCCGAGGCGGTCACCGCGCGGGTCGAGGAGGCGTTCGGCAAGGCGCCCGACGTCACCACCGACCACCTCGACGGCCTCACCGTCGAGTTCACCGGCACCCCGATGTGGTGGTTCAACCTGCGCCCGTCCAACACCGAGCCGCTGCTGCGGCTCAACGTCGAGGGCGCCGACCGCGCCGTCATGGAACAGGTGCGCGACGACGTCCTGGCCGTGGTCCGAGGGGGACACGAATGA
- a CDS encoding Trm112 family protein, whose translation MKLDPTLLQVIACPVCHSALEPDDAAGELLCSGCPRAYPVRDDIPVLLADQARTRPAE comes from the coding sequence ATGAAGCTCGACCCGACGCTGCTGCAGGTCATCGCCTGCCCGGTCTGTCACAGTGCGCTGGAACCCGACGACGCGGCCGGCGAGCTGCTGTGCAGCGGCTGCCCGCGGGCGTACCCGGTGCGCGACGACATCCCCGTGCTGCTGGCCGACCAGGCCCGCACCCGTCCGGCGGAGTAG
- a CDS encoding SIS domain-containing protein has product MFFDGSLDGPDALGVIDPVLRDIAGWGAQVRLAEVASADALAALAPGDRPRAIVAGGADGRLFRAVLEPVCPVPFVAWPHRGLPGWAGPLDLVVVVCRSGQGEDEISAVAEARRRGCALLVAAPPDSPMAAAAAGRGTTFLPAGSADPTALAVPVLRALHVMGLGPQVESEPVAAALDDVAERCGPSVPADVNPAKELALGIADDVPVVWGGSVLAARAARRVAEALRSASGRPALSGEADQLAPILEGAPEPDLFADPFEDGGSSAPRPALIILDDGADSPAAVAGRARLDAAAGSGSVRVQEVRATEGPDIGRFAALLATGRFAAAYLALGLGRPA; this is encoded by the coding sequence GTGTTCTTCGACGGCTCGCTCGACGGCCCGGACGCGTTGGGCGTCATCGACCCGGTCCTGCGCGACATCGCCGGCTGGGGCGCCCAGGTCCGCCTCGCCGAGGTCGCGTCCGCCGACGCGCTGGCCGCGCTGGCGCCGGGCGACCGGCCGCGGGCGATCGTCGCCGGCGGCGCCGACGGCCGGCTGTTCCGGGCCGTGCTCGAACCGGTCTGCCCGGTCCCGTTCGTCGCGTGGCCGCACCGCGGCCTGCCCGGCTGGGCCGGCCCGCTCGACCTCGTCGTCGTGGTGTGCCGCTCGGGCCAGGGCGAGGACGAGATCTCCGCCGTCGCCGAAGCTCGCCGCCGCGGCTGCGCCCTGCTCGTCGCCGCGCCGCCCGACTCGCCGATGGCCGCGGCCGCCGCCGGTCGCGGCACGACGTTCCTGCCGGCCGGCAGCGCCGACCCCACCGCGCTGGCCGTCCCCGTCCTGCGCGCCCTGCACGTCATGGGCCTCGGCCCGCAGGTGGAGTCCGAGCCGGTCGCCGCCGCCCTCGACGACGTCGCGGAGCGGTGCGGCCCGAGCGTCCCCGCCGACGTCAACCCGGCCAAGGAGCTCGCCCTCGGCATCGCCGACGACGTCCCCGTCGTGTGGGGCGGGTCGGTGCTGGCCGCCCGCGCCGCCAGGAGGGTCGCCGAGGCACTGCGCTCGGCCAGCGGCCGGCCCGCGCTGTCGGGCGAGGCCGACCAGCTGGCGCCGATACTGGAGGGCGCGCCCGAGCCGGACCTGTTCGCCGACCCGTTCGAGGACGGCGGCTCCTCGGCGCCCCGCCCCGCCCTGATCATCCTCGACGACGGCGCCGACAGCCCGGCCGCGGTCGCCGGCCGGGCCCGACTGGACGCCGCCGCCGGTAGCGGGTCGGTGCGGGTCCAGGAGGTCCGCGCCACCGAAGGGCCGGACATCGGACGGTTCGCGGCGCTGCTGGCCACCGGCCGGTTCGCGGCCGCCTACCTGGCCCTCGGCCTCGGCCGCCCGGCCTGA
- a CDS encoding type II toxin-antitoxin system VapC family toxin, producing the protein MIVLDSSAILAYLYAEPGHESVPPLLQEAHVSAANWSETLQKIAFHGGDADRQGTLLTVLGVTVEPLTREDAMRAAKLYPATRPAGLSLGDRCCLALAGRLQAPALTADQAWSGLDVGAEVRLLR; encoded by the coding sequence TTGATCGTCCTCGACAGCTCGGCCATCCTGGCCTACCTCTACGCCGAGCCCGGCCACGAATCCGTGCCGCCGCTGCTCCAAGAGGCCCACGTCAGCGCGGCCAACTGGTCCGAGACGCTGCAGAAGATCGCCTTCCACGGCGGCGACGCGGACCGGCAGGGCACGTTGCTGACCGTTCTCGGCGTGACGGTGGAGCCGTTGACCCGCGAGGACGCGATGCGCGCCGCGAAGCTGTACCCGGCCACGCGACCAGCCGGCCTGTCGCTCGGCGATCGTTGCTGCCTCGCGCTGGCCGGACGTCTCCAGGCGCCCGCGCTCACCGCGGATCAGGCGTGGTCCGGTCTCGACGTCGGCGCCGAGGTGCGGTTGCTGCGCTGA
- a CDS encoding AbrB/MazE/SpoVT family DNA-binding domain-containing protein: MTHATITVNEQGRVLIPAQLRQELEFRPGTPLVAYVEDGRLILEERAHLAARLQREALESRTTSGSVVDELIADRRAQTAADDPEAGR; the protein is encoded by the coding sequence ATGACACATGCGACAATAACTGTCAATGAGCAGGGTCGCGTGCTCATCCCTGCGCAGCTTCGCCAGGAGCTCGAGTTCCGGCCGGGCACGCCTCTCGTGGCCTACGTCGAGGACGGCAGACTCATCCTGGAGGAACGAGCGCACCTTGCGGCGCGACTGCAACGCGAGGCACTCGAGTCGCGCACGACGTCGGGCAGTGTGGTCGACGAACTGATCGCCGACCGCCGAGCGCAGACGGCCGCCGACGACCCCGAGGCCGGCCGTTGA
- the manA gene encoding mannose-6-phosphate isomerase, class I, producing the protein MAVLLDNPVRSYAWGSPTVIPELLGRAPSGQPEAELWVGAHPGSPSTVVGDGRPLSALIEADPAATLGAAVVGRFGPRLPFLLKVLAVERPLSIQVHPTIEQAVEGYDAEDAAGLALDDPRRSYHDRNHKPEMAVAVTPFDALVGFDDPAEVAASLEQCEHTDLVGAAAVLRESDGLERLVRRWLTLDDAAATQIVTALTAEASARRDDPRFALVHRLAEVYPHDRGLLLALLLRHHTLAPGEAVFVPAGVPHAYLSGVAVEPQASSDNTLRAGLTPKHVDAPEVLRILRYEPHGAVAVTPVPAGPGLERYPVDGIDELGLSRVRLTAGTAVPVPGPLLVLVVEGTAAVDGVRLTRGRAAFVPAAESGATLTGDGVAFTLTTALDQAR; encoded by the coding sequence GTGGCCGTGCTTCTGGACAATCCCGTGCGTTCCTATGCGTGGGGTTCGCCCACCGTCATCCCCGAGCTCCTCGGCCGCGCGCCGTCCGGGCAGCCGGAGGCCGAGCTGTGGGTCGGCGCGCACCCCGGGTCCCCGTCGACGGTGGTGGGCGACGGGCGGCCGCTGTCGGCGCTGATCGAGGCCGACCCGGCCGCGACGCTCGGCGCGGCGGTCGTCGGGCGGTTCGGGCCGCGGCTGCCGTTTCTGCTGAAGGTGCTGGCGGTCGAGCGGCCGCTGTCGATCCAGGTGCACCCGACCATTGAGCAGGCGGTCGAGGGCTACGACGCCGAGGACGCGGCGGGCCTGGCGCTCGACGACCCGCGCCGCTCGTACCACGACCGCAACCACAAGCCCGAGATGGCGGTCGCCGTCACCCCGTTCGACGCGCTTGTCGGCTTCGACGACCCCGCCGAGGTCGCCGCGTCGCTGGAGCAGTGCGAGCACACCGACCTCGTCGGCGCCGCCGCCGTCCTGCGCGAGAGCGACGGGCTGGAGCGGCTGGTCCGCCGCTGGCTCACCCTCGACGACGCCGCGGCCACGCAGATCGTCACGGCGCTGACGGCGGAGGCGTCGGCCCGGCGCGACGACCCGCGGTTCGCGCTGGTGCACCGGCTCGCCGAGGTGTACCCGCACGACCGCGGCCTGCTGCTGGCGCTGCTGCTGCGCCACCACACGCTGGCGCCCGGCGAGGCGGTGTTCGTCCCGGCCGGCGTCCCGCACGCCTACCTGTCCGGCGTCGCCGTCGAACCGCAGGCCAGCTCCGACAACACGCTGCGCGCCGGGCTGACGCCCAAGCACGTCGACGCGCCCGAGGTGCTGCGGATCCTGCGCTACGAGCCGCACGGCGCCGTCGCGGTCACGCCGGTCCCGGCCGGCCCCGGCCTGGAGCGCTACCCCGTCGACGGCATCGACGAGCTGGGGCTGAGCCGGGTGCGGCTCACCGCCGGAACCGCCGTGCCGGTGCCCGGGCCGCTGCTGGTGCTCGTCGTCGAGGGGACGGCGGCCGTCGACGGCGTCAGGCTGACGCGCGGGCGGGCCGCGTTCGTCCCCGCCGCCGAGTCCGGCGCGACACTCACCGGCGACGGCGTGGCGTTCACCCTGACGACGGCGCTCGACCAGGCACGATAG